One part of the Solanum dulcamara chromosome 8, daSolDulc1.2, whole genome shotgun sequence genome encodes these proteins:
- the LOC129899648 gene encoding putative phytosulfokines 6, protein MKQLSISCFLLFLIIFLFVFLSPASSSRYFLSTTSEVKEDVKHEEVNLSLYSSVDHMETNDSLNLMGLEECKEEDGECMKRRVVAEAHLDYIYTQDHNHP, encoded by the exons ATGAAGCAATTAAGCATAtcatgttttcttttatttctcatCATCTTCCTCTTTGTTTTCCTTTCACCAGCATCATCTTCCCGCTATTTCTTATCAACTACAAGTGAAG TGAAAGAGGATGTAAAGCATGAAGAAGTCAACCTTTCGTTATATTCATCAGTTGACCACATGGAAACCAACGATAGCCTAAAT CTAATGGGGTTGGAGGAATGTAAAGAAGAAGATGGAGAATGCATGAAGAGAAGGGTAGTTGCAGAAGCTCATCTTGATTACATCTACACTCAGGACCATAATCATCCTTGA